From one Peptoniphilaceae bacterium AMB_02 genomic stretch:
- a CDS encoding metal ABC transporter permease: MLQFDFMRRALLAGFLLSIMIPSIGVVMVNRRTSMIGDALSHTSLAGVGLGLIFGFDPIIGAIFVCILSAFSIEGIRQRLPQYGDLATAIIMSTGLGIAAILSDFAPGGNTFESYLFGSISSVTSSDLRNVIIVFIPFIIASIVYYGALLDISIDTNLARLAGVKVKTINAVFTLLTAVTVALAAKIVGALLVASLIVLPVATALIISRSYKTTYIISIVLGVIYTVVGIIMSYNFDIRPGGAIVINAVVGMLIMMVYGKINKAPTKRIYLEEQ, from the coding sequence ATGTTACAATTTGATTTTATGAGAAGAGCCCTGTTAGCCGGATTTCTACTATCGATAATGATTCCTTCAATAGGAGTAGTCATGGTCAATAGAAGAACCTCAATGATAGGTGATGCCTTATCCCATACTTCACTTGCAGGTGTCGGCTTGGGATTGATATTTGGGTTTGATCCTATCATCGGTGCGATCTTCGTTTGTATTTTATCGGCATTTTCGATAGAGGGAATCCGTCAGAGATTGCCACAATACGGAGACTTGGCCACAGCTATAATCATGAGTACGGGTCTTGGTATTGCTGCGATTTTGTCTGACTTTGCTCCCGGAGGGAATACTTTTGAATCTTATCTTTTCGGAAGTATATCATCGGTAACTTCGTCAGATTTGAGAAATGTAATCATAGTATTTATCCCGTTTATAATTGCCTCTATAGTATATTATGGTGCATTACTTGATATTTCAATCGATACTAACCTGGCCAGACTGGCAGGAGTTAAAGTTAAGACTATAAATGCAGTATTCACATTGTTAACGGCAGTTACAGTAGCACTGGCTGCTAAAATAGTGGGAGCACTTCTCGTAGCCTCTCTCATAGTTCTACCCGTTGCAACTGCTTTAATAATAAGTAGGAGTTACAAGACTACTTATATCATATCGATTGTCCTAGGAGTAATTTATACCGTAGTAGGCATTATAATGTCTTATAATTTTGACATTAGACCCGGTGGAGCAATAGTAATAAATGCCGTAGTAGGTATGCTTATTATGATGGTCTATGGAAAAATAAATAAAGCTCCTACAAAAAGGATATACTTGGAAGAGCAATGA